A section of the bacterium BMS3Abin14 genome encodes:
- the ybeZ_1 gene encoding phoH-like protein codes for MKNFVLDTNVILYSPNCLETFEDNNIIIPSIVLEELDSFKRHYDPRGFAARQFSRQLDDLRLEGDLTKGVKLPSGGKIFVRFYDEQIKLPRELEIISAKTASDNIILNVALSIKKESRLPTIVVSKDINVRIKANILGVESEDYYHNKTVSEIREDAGYVLVKGEYIDRLYREKEIPVEGYRSDEKEFEPHPNDYFVLKNEADLSQSALVRYRENENGKNFFSLLGKLDDVFGIRPRNHKQRFLMDAILDTDIDLVFVMGVAGSGKTLVSLACALDMVLEEKFKRLIIARPIIPMGPDPGALPGTEMEKIRPWLQPIYDNLEFLVDNLSNGSPGKGREPVISPHDITLQYLFDSKLIEVQTLAYIRGRSVSNGIFMIDEAQNLTPHEIKTIITRAGENTKIILTGDIFQIDSPYMSSADNGLAVTSEKFRASDLNLASTLFLDKGERSRLATAAAKIL; via the coding sequence GTGAAAAATTTTGTTCTTGATACAAACGTTATCCTCTATTCCCCCAATTGCCTCGAAACTTTCGAGGACAACAATATCATCATCCCGTCCATCGTCCTGGAAGAGCTTGATAGTTTCAAGCGTCACTATGATCCCCGCGGCTTCGCCGCCAGGCAGTTTTCCAGACAGCTTGATGACCTTCGCCTGGAAGGAGATCTGACCAAAGGTGTGAAGCTGCCGTCCGGCGGTAAAATCTTTGTAAGATTCTATGATGAGCAGATCAAGCTTCCACGGGAGCTGGAAATCATCAGCGCAAAGACCGCCAGCGATAACATCATCCTGAACGTCGCGCTGAGCATCAAAAAGGAATCCAGATTACCTACCATAGTCGTCAGCAAGGATATCAACGTCAGGATCAAGGCAAACATCCTTGGGGTTGAGTCGGAGGATTACTACCACAACAAGACCGTTTCGGAAATTCGGGAGGATGCCGGCTATGTTCTGGTTAAAGGGGAATATATCGACAGGCTTTACAGAGAGAAAGAGATCCCTGTCGAGGGTTATCGAAGTGACGAAAAGGAGTTTGAACCCCATCCAAACGATTATTTTGTACTCAAAAACGAGGCAGACCTGAGCCAGAGCGCCCTTGTCCGCTACAGGGAGAATGAGAACGGAAAGAATTTTTTCAGCCTGCTCGGAAAACTCGACGATGTATTTGGCATCAGGCCGAGAAACCACAAGCAACGTTTTCTCATGGACGCCATCCTGGACACTGATATCGACCTTGTCTTTGTCATGGGTGTCGCAGGAAGCGGGAAGACCCTCGTCTCCCTGGCATGTGCCCTGGACATGGTCCTGGAGGAGAAGTTCAAACGTCTCATCATCGCCCGGCCAATCATACCCATGGGCCCGGATCCCGGTGCGCTCCCCGGCACCGAGATGGAGAAGATCAGGCCGTGGCTTCAGCCCATCTACGACAACCTGGAGTTCCTGGTGGACAACCTGTCCAACGGAAGCCCGGGAAAAGGACGTGAGCCGGTGATAAGCCCCCACGACATTACGCTTCAGTATCTCTTCGATTCCAAGTTGATCGAGGTCCAGACCCTGGCGTACATCCGGGGCAGAAGCGTGTCCAACGGTATATTCATGATAGACGAGGCCCAGAACCTGACCCCCCATGAGATCAAGACAATCATCACCAGGGCGGGGGAAAACACCAAGATCATCCTCACCGGGGACATTTTTCAGATTGACAGCCCCTACATGAGCTCAGCCGATAACGGCCTTGCCGTCACCTCCGAGAAGTTCAGGGCCTCCGATCTGAACCTTGCCTCCACTCTCTTCCTGGACAAGGGGGAACGGAGCCGACTGGCCACAGCGGCCGCGAAGATCCTGTAG
- the podJ gene encoding localization factor PodJL: MNEHNKSEELKLLRKAAEDGNPEAQGQLGTLLALGEVVPQDLDEALKWLKTAAELGDLTAMFNLGIIYEQGLGVPCDLEEAGLWFWKAAEHGDTGAKMKLGTMLLRKTGFSPGSRVLDAIRSSAEEEFPYAQTFLGKIYMDGVGLKQDDAKAEYWFRKAVRQGDEGAMFNLGEMAAIARTTETTEDEVAQWFYEFGMTCLKNRNVVKAFDCLVSIKRVVPEHFLSQRLEAEIDRENQTKPGRE, encoded by the coding sequence TTGAACGAGCACAATAAATCCGAGGAGTTGAAACTCCTCAGGAAAGCGGCGGAGGACGGCAACCCGGAGGCCCAGGGACAGTTGGGAACCTTGCTCGCTCTGGGAGAAGTGGTCCCTCAGGACCTGGATGAGGCCCTGAAGTGGTTGAAAACCGCGGCCGAACTCGGGGACCTCACCGCCATGTTCAATCTTGGCATTATTTACGAACAGGGTCTGGGTGTGCCCTGCGACCTCGAAGAGGCCGGACTGTGGTTCTGGAAGGCGGCTGAGCATGGGGATACGGGCGCAAAAATGAAACTCGGGACCATGCTGCTCAGGAAAACCGGATTTTCACCTGGGTCCAGAGTCCTGGATGCTATCCGCTCCTCAGCCGAGGAAGAATTTCCCTATGCACAGACATTTCTGGGGAAAATCTATATGGATGGCGTCGGTCTGAAACAGGACGATGCCAAGGCGGAGTACTGGTTCAGAAAGGCCGTACGGCAGGGCGACGAAGGCGCCATGTTCAACCTGGGGGAGATGGCCGCCATCGCCCGGACAACCGAAACTACCGAAGACGAGGTCGCCCAGTGGTTCTACGAATTCGGCATGACATGCCTGAAAAACAGGAACGTGGTCAAGGCTTTTGACTGCCTGGTTTCCATTAAGAGGGTTGTACCCGAACACTTCCTTTCTCAACGCCTGGAAGCCGAAATAGACAGGGAAAACCAGACTAAACCCGGTAGAGAATAA